A DNA window from Bacteroidales bacterium contains the following coding sequences:
- a CDS encoding transketolase family protein, translated as MDMYVNRENRPTRAGFGEGVRSAARDNNTVVGLGADITASVGMNLFAEEFPNRFYSLGIAEQNAVAVAAGLALTGLTPVFSTYSVFATMRAADQIRVSVCYNNLHVVIGGAHAGISVGADGATHQALEDIAVMRVLPNMVVLSPCDATQTEKATIYAINNCKNPVYIRFGREAVPDFTKETDVFEFGKGQLMHDGNDLTIIATGNMVWHAIMAAYELKKQNVHARVVNIHTIKPIDRNMIIKSAMETKAIVTAEEHQIAGGLGSAVAEVLAAEYPVPIEFVGINDSFGESGSPTELMDKYGLNVDNIIEKSLKVIKRK; from the coding sequence ATGGATATGTATGTAAATAGAGAAAATCGTCCAACAAGAGCAGGTTTTGGTGAGGGTGTACGCAGTGCTGCTCGCGATAATAATACTGTTGTTGGTTTGGGAGCTGATATTACAGCGTCTGTTGGAATGAATTTGTTTGCAGAAGAGTTCCCTAATCGTTTTTATTCATTAGGAATTGCTGAACAAAATGCTGTTGCTGTTGCTGCAGGGCTTGCTTTAACGGGTTTGACACCGGTTTTTAGCACTTATTCTGTGTTTGCAACGATGCGAGCTGCCGACCAAATACGTGTTTCTGTATGCTATAATAATTTACATGTTGTTATTGGTGGTGCTCACGCAGGAATATCTGTTGGAGCAGATGGTGCAACACATCAGGCTTTGGAAGATATAGCTGTAATGAGGGTTTTGCCAAATATGGTAGTGCTGTCTCCTTGCGATGCTACTCAAACTGAAAAAGCTACTATTTATGCTATAAATAATTGCAAAAATCCTGTTTATATACGATTTGGACGTGAAGCAGTTCCTGATTTTACCAAAGAAACAGATGTTTTTGAATTTGGAAAAGGACAGTTGATGCATGATGGCAATGATTTGACTATTATCGCAACAGGAAATATGGTTTGGCATGCTATAATGGCTGCTTATGAATTGAAAAAACAAAATGTTCATGCTCGCGTTGTGAATATTCATACCATAAAACCGATTGATAGAAATATGATTATTAAATCTGCAATGGAAACAAAAGCTATTGTTACAGCTGAAGAACATCAAATTGCAGGTGGCTTGGGTTCTGCTGTTGCTGAAGTTTTAGCAGCTGAATATCCTGTGCCTATTGAATTTGTAGGTATTAATGATTCTTTTGGCGAGTCTGGAAGCCCGACAGAGCTAATGGATAAATATGGCTTAAATGTTGATAATATTATTGAAAAATCATTGAAAGTTATTAAGAGAAAATGA